The Triticum aestivum cultivar Chinese Spring chromosome 3A, IWGSC CS RefSeq v2.1, whole genome shotgun sequence genome includes a region encoding these proteins:
- the LOC123061735 gene encoding glucan endo-1,3-beta-glucosidase 14 isoform X2 has product MVSSTAAQAWLQQHVVPHLHAGARITCITVGNEAFKGNDTALQASLLPAMHSVHQALGTLGLQGRVNVTTAHSLDIMGVSYPPSAGAFAPGAVAHLQPFLKFLSATRAPFLINCYPFFAYKDDPARVPLDYVLFQPNAGVTDPSTGLNYDNMLYAQVDAVYSAIKALGHTDVDVKVSETGWPSRGDPDEVGATPQHAGTYIRNLLRRIEMKQGTPLRPAVPIDVYVFALFNENLKPGPASERNYGLFYPDGTPVYNVGLRGYLPPMADSQGARQAVHVILLIAMATVAFALS; this is encoded by the exons ATGGTGAGCTCCACGGCGGCGCAGGCGTGGCTCCAGCAGCACGTGGTGCCGCACCTCCACGCCGGCGCGCGCATCACCTGCATCACCGTCGGCAACGAGGCGTTCAAGGGCAACGACACCGCCCTGCAGGCCAGCCTCCTGCCCGCCATGCACTCGGTGCACCAGGCGCTCGGGACGCTCGGCCTGCAGGGCCGCGTGAACGTGACCACCGCGCACTCGCTGGACATCATGGGCGTCTCCTACCCGCCCTCCGCCGGCGCGTTCGCCCCGGGCGCCGTGGCGCACCTGCAGCCGTTCCTCAAGTTCCTGTCGGCGACGAGGGCCCCGTTCCTCATCAACTGCTACCCGTTCTTCGCCTACAAGGACGACCCGGCGCGCGTGCCGCTGGACTACGTGCTCTTCCAGCCCAATGCCGGCGTCACGGACCCCAGCACGGGGCTCAACTACGACAACATGCTGTACGCGCAGGTGGACGCCGTCTACTCGGCCATCAAGGCGCTGGGGCACACGGACGTGGACGTCAAGGTCTCCGAGACCGGGTGGCCGTCCCGGGGCGACCCCGACGAGGTGGGCGCCACGCCGCAGCACGCCGGGACCTACATCAGGAATCTGCTGAGGAGGATAGAGATGAAGCAGGGCACGCCGCTGCGGCCGGCGGTGCCCATCGACGTCTACGTCTTCGCGCTCTTCAACGAGAACCTCAAGCCCGGCCCGGCGTCGGAGCGCAACTACGGGCTCTTCTACCCCGACGGCACGCCGGTCTACAACGTCGGCCTGCGCGGATACCTCCCGCCCATGGCGGACTCACAAGGAGCGCGGCAG GCGGTTCATGTGATTCTACTCATCGCCATGGCGACGGTCGCTTTTGCCTTGTCCTGA
- the LOC123061735 gene encoding glucan endo-1,3-beta-glucosidase 14 isoform X1 yields the protein MAAASARAPSRAASSVGTAAGVLLALAVLLTEQVIVADSLSIGVNYGQIADNLPAPGRVSTLLRSIKISKVKLYDADPHVLRAFLGTGVEFVIGIGNEHVPAMVSSTAAQAWLQQHVVPHLHAGARITCITVGNEAFKGNDTALQASLLPAMHSVHQALGTLGLQGRVNVTTAHSLDIMGVSYPPSAGAFAPGAVAHLQPFLKFLSATRAPFLINCYPFFAYKDDPARVPLDYVLFQPNAGVTDPSTGLNYDNMLYAQVDAVYSAIKALGHTDVDVKVSETGWPSRGDPDEVGATPQHAGTYIRNLLRRIEMKQGTPLRPAVPIDVYVFALFNENLKPGPASERNYGLFYPDGTPVYNVGLRGYLPPMADSQGARQAVHVILLIAMATVAFALS from the exons ATGGCGGCGGCATCAGCTCGGGCGCCGTCGAGAGCAGCTTCCTCCGTTGGTACGGCCGCCGGAGTACTCCTGGCcctcgccgtcctcctcacag AGCAGGTGATTGTGGCGGATTCCCTGTCCATCGGCGTCAACTACGGGCAGATCGCCGACAACCTCCCTGCGCCGGGGCGGGTGTCGACGCTGCTCCGGTCGATCAAGATCAGCAAGGTGAAGCTCTACGACGCCGACCCGCACGTCCTGCGCGCCTTCCTCGGCACGGGCGTGGAGTTCGTGATCGGCATCGGCAACGAGCACGTCCCGGCGATGGTGAGCTCCACGGCGGCGCAGGCGTGGCTCCAGCAGCACGTGGTGCCGCACCTCCACGCCGGCGCGCGCATCACCTGCATCACCGTCGGCAACGAGGCGTTCAAGGGCAACGACACCGCCCTGCAGGCCAGCCTCCTGCCCGCCATGCACTCGGTGCACCAGGCGCTCGGGACGCTCGGCCTGCAGGGCCGCGTGAACGTGACCACCGCGCACTCGCTGGACATCATGGGCGTCTCCTACCCGCCCTCCGCCGGCGCGTTCGCCCCGGGCGCCGTGGCGCACCTGCAGCCGTTCCTCAAGTTCCTGTCGGCGACGAGGGCCCCGTTCCTCATCAACTGCTACCCGTTCTTCGCCTACAAGGACGACCCGGCGCGCGTGCCGCTGGACTACGTGCTCTTCCAGCCCAATGCCGGCGTCACGGACCCCAGCACGGGGCTCAACTACGACAACATGCTGTACGCGCAGGTGGACGCCGTCTACTCGGCCATCAAGGCGCTGGGGCACACGGACGTGGACGTCAAGGTCTCCGAGACCGGGTGGCCGTCCCGGGGCGACCCCGACGAGGTGGGCGCCACGCCGCAGCACGCCGGGACCTACATCAGGAATCTGCTGAGGAGGATAGAGATGAAGCAGGGCACGCCGCTGCGGCCGGCGGTGCCCATCGACGTCTACGTCTTCGCGCTCTTCAACGAGAACCTCAAGCCCGGCCCGGCGTCGGAGCGCAACTACGGGCTCTTCTACCCCGACGGCACGCCGGTCTACAACGTCGGCCTGCGCGGATACCTCCCGCCCATGGCGGACTCACAAGGAGCGCGGCAG GCGGTTCATGTGATTCTACTCATCGCCATGGCGACGGTCGCTTTTGCCTTGTCCTGA